The DNA region GCATTAGAAAGTAAAAAATGAAAAGGAAATCAATGCCAAGATTTTACTCTTACTCCAAGCCCTCCAACTTTATCCAAtactttttccttctttttttttttttttgggtcatTTGTTACAAAATTTTCTTCTTCCCATTTATTTGGAAACTCTTGTCAATTGACTAGACACCCAAAAATGAATGTTAGACTTGAACAATAACATTTTCAATTGATTAGAAAATCACCTCTTGATTGGACAACAATGTTGTTGGTTTTTTTAAGCTCTTGAAAGCTCCCTTCCATCTTGTTGATGCTCATTCAGCATTTCATTCATTGGTTCATCTATCAGTAAAGCACGCACTTAATTTGGAGTACTGCAACTCGCGTGAATCGTTGCCCATTTTGATCCACATCCGTAGCAGAACTCGTGGCCACACCTGCAAGTGATGTGCAGGCAGCCGGCTGTCTTCTCCACGAAGAACTTGCACTTGGGGCACCGCCTCCACCCCTTCTCCTTCGCCACCTCCATCAAAAGCAAGTCTTCCATCCTCCTCTCGTCCGTCCCCAGCCTCTGGAACTCCGAGCAGCTCAACCCGGCGTGCCATCCCACCTTGCACGACGCGCAGAACAGTCGCCGACAGTGCGGGCACTCGGCCTCCTTTAAAGCCGCCACTCCGCCGTCCTCATCGTCCACCACCAACGCCGCCGAACAGCCCTTGAACGGGCAGTAAATCCGGTTCATTCCGAGGATGGTGGCCTCGCACGCCGCTGCCTCCCACCGGTCGAGCACCTCGCGGGGTATCATGCCGCGGAAACTCTGCGGCTCGAGGATGCTCCTGCAGTTGACCTCCGGGCATTTCACCGTCAAGATATTCTCCTTAATCTTTTCGCCGACGTAGCGACCGAGGCAGTCGCGGCAGAAGGAGTGGGAGCAGCCGCCGTTAGTGAACATATCGGCGTCGGGAGGTGCGTCCATGCAGATCTTGCAGAAGAAAGTTGCCGGAGAAGGCGAAGCCAGAGACGAAGATGAAGACGAGGACGAAGACTCACCCTTCTCCCTGATCCTAATTAAGGTGGAAGTCGGTGGCCTAGCCATTTGTGATGCAGAAATGAGAACTTCCTGAAACTGAAGTTGCTCGGCGTACTTCTCGTCGGAGATCGGAAAAAGCTCTTCGCCGGCGGAGGACAGCGCCGAGAAGTACGAGTCATCGACCAGGTGAGTCAGGTCGGAGAACTGCTCTGCTTCCATCTTTGTAAAATTCTTGGCTCTACTGCTGAAGATCGATCCACCGAGGAACTTGGATCGATCCGTATATATAGAATCAGAATTATATGCATAATTAATAAAGGCTTGGAACTAAAACGTCAGGATTATGGAAGATCGAGGAgtcaattatattttaaattaagaaCGAATTTGCTTTCTTAATTACTTTTCTAAGTACATTAATCATTGTTGTTAACTAGCGTAATCCCGATGCGTTTGGATTTTTTAGCATTCTTTCTATTTTcggtataattttattttgtcaataaATTATCATAGGAAAATTAAAATTCCATTCTCAttctgatttgatttttttttaatacagTAAGcatgatattatatttttatttcatgGAATATATACTTTCCATCTGAGAaagtatttttcagattttattattaaattcatttttttaaataCGAATAGAATTTTTagttaagaaaataattaaattattcttTTTGAGTGCTTTATtatatttgtaaagatttttttttttttttttgttattgtgaATCAATAGGATAACCTTTTTTTCCTTCTAATTTTAAGATTTTCCAAACTATATATATTTGTATCAGCATGGATTTTTGCAATATCAAGTTTGTATCAGAGTTAGATAGGAGTCTAAATGAGCTAAatcgctcatgagctattcgaaattcgattcgataaaagttcgtttgaactcgtttaattaggctcgttaagataaacaaatcaacctcaagcttcataatatttggctcgttagctcgttagctcgtgaacatgttcgttaagctcatgaattaatttttaaataaaaaacataatagttttgatattgaatttatagattttacactctacttatgaaaaacatagacaaatatattaaatttattgattagaataaaattataaattttaacaagaatattataatttttttaaaatatataatttagtttttaatgaatatttaaatttataatttatatttattaaactcgtttaggctcgataaaagctcgaataaactcgtgagccatgaatatattcgttaaataaagtttgagttcggctcgattataaacaaaccaaactcaaacattcaagaattcgactcggctcgactcggctcgattacaTCCCTAGAATGAGACTATGTTTTTTACATTTTACTGTCtattaaagtaaaaaataatatcattAATTTCAAACAGTTCGTCCTACGGTAAAATAGATAGTGATATCCCTAGAGGAATTTTTTACTATGACCTAATTACAATATTTAAGGTGCAACTCCCACAAATACAATAATAGATATAATAGAAATTTGTTAAGCTCACAACGTAACTTGGAAATATGAATTGGGATCCAACTCCATAGCACGTGGAGGAGGACCCTGAGAGGAGAAAGACACCTCTGGGTTGGGTGGCTCCAACAACCTAGACGGAGGACAACATTATCAATTAATCATAGGTGCTGTGTCTAAATAAGAGGAGAATCTGGGTGTCCCCTGAAGGTTAAGATACGTGCTTAGATGAAGATTAAAGTCAAGCTAAAGATTACATATCTCGATCGGCCACAATAGGATAAGCCAACTTTTGATCGGTCGGTGTATAGCTTGCCCGATTCTGTCAATCGGACCTTACCCAATTGACTCCCCATAGGTCTGTCTGATCGGGCGTCGCTTGGCCGAGGTGCCACTCGATCGAGTGTTTCTAGGTTGATGCTCCTCATTCTTGTAGATCGGATATCCATAGGTCCTCTCGACCATGTGTTGACCAATCAGAGGTAATCTTTTGACCGACTATGCGATGCCCAAATCAACTATAAGATGCTTCTCTACAGACTCTGGTCCTAGTTGGTCAAGCTAAGCGAAAGCCTACCTAATAAATTGAGTCAAGTTGGCCAAAGGCGTGCCCCATCATCTCAACTAGATTTCGCCGACTAAAGATAGACCCATTATGCCGATTGGATGGGCCTAATCCATTTTGCCCCAATGATCTGACACCGTCCTTTCTTGAACAGACACTCAATCCGCATCCGTAAATAATATGTCATTAATACATTGGGAAGATAAAGAGTCAACCATGTAGGagatcggtggtcggctagaaggggggttgaatagatggTGCCCCCAAGTCATTTGCTTCCTACAATGTTagcttgtgcagcggaatacaagtaaatacaaatacaaaagctaaagacaataaggaaaacaagcaaaccactaacacaacgatttacgtggttcggagataaatctCCTACCCCATggttgtctgtaaggtggacgatcccgatccgtcggtgaaTGAGTCCTTGAAAATTTcgactagcacaatcctcctgTCGGTGGAGAAATCTTACCACAACTcgaccaagaacacttggattatTAGTAGACTTGGAGattctaattagactttaaccaactctaatgtcatcaaccaaagtcaacaaccctaagctccattatataaagcttgggaaaAATAGCCAAGCTAATTTTACCGTTACTAATCGACTAGTGCCAAAATCAATCGACTGGTCCTCTGTGAAATTCGACTGTTACAGCTCCAATGactcgatactagtcgactggtgccaggaCCAATCGACTGCTCCACTTCATTTGAGAGAACAGAAGTATTCTATTCTCTCCAGCTCgattgccagtcgactggtacatacacCAGTTgattggtacaaccctaaactagGGTTCCCCTTCCCAAGTATatttctctcagcactcgaaccctcataactcacttgactcttccttgtagccttgacctcttgcctttaagcttacttcctttgtctctcatccctcggatgcatctaagtccgcggctcgtcccaatgtcatcctttgtgtatgcctcgaagtctctTCCCTCAGTTCTTGTCCTTGCCACCTTGTCCACGGTCCTTCAGattctccatccttcaccgaacccatCATGTTGAGTcatatgtatatcctgtaaacTTACATGCTCATATACACATATAAAATACAAGGGTAatcataacttaaaccctttgcctaaacCATCAAAACTCATGGTCACACTAGACCATCTTGAGGCAAGATTGCTTCCAACAAACCATTAATACACTGAGAAAATAAAGAATCAACCATTGAAGATAAAGAGCTAACCATTAATGCACTAAGAAGATAAGAGTTAGCCATTAATACACTGAGAAGATAAAGAGTTagttatgttagttagagccctagagccaatcatttgatgattgtatggactaattgtatcatattcttatatattaataaaggcatttggattttggttattatacttacttgtattggtgtcaaataaactaagtataataatgtccttgagtagatggttctcacctatatcaatcggttagttgaaccgatagtgagatgatatagggaacactactcttaatcattcctagtcgagtattaacattcagggacaatgttaatgcaataagactagcatgtaggtcaactcgatgacttgatctcataagtcatggatatagagatatcaagttgacacatgggtatacattagagaatgtatactgaatgacccgccatgagaaagtatcatggatcgttatatgagtgtcatatactttctcatgtggctattagtatgactactagtccttagacttgaagtcaccatagatccctacataaggagttatgtactttagtttcgtcaaacgtcacccgtaactgggtggactataaaggcgattactgggtatgtaacaaattatgcggagggatgtgagtgatgtagatgagatctatccctcctatatgacgggagtgacatcggtattcttgatagagtgagaccacgaagtgcatggccatgcccaaatgagtcaatataggatattgagctcatttgatttagtgtgtctacttggagttcaagatttagattgattagaggatgacacggtctatgcctcataataatcaatctagatgtctatgatagaaggacacttgtcatatattgtgaggagtcacaattagtagtcacaaggtgatgtcggatctcgatattcttgtaacttgggtagtaatgatgtgttgctagataccgctcattacttatgctcctaaatgggtttagggcattgccaacgttacaagaacctatagggtcacacacttaggacaattagatggagattaggttcatatgatgaaccaagaggattagattcatttgatgaatcaaattggattaagagtaatcctaattgggctaacttgagttcgactcaagttgattcatgtgctcaatgagtctaatttagattttgactcattgaatcaatttaattaaatgaattaaattcattatattaagttggcttgaatcaaatggttggattcgatcaaccatggaagagatttggtcaagtttgacttgacttgagaggaagattaaaagtcaagttagacttgactttatgccacctcattggtgagttagcattgaagtggaccaatgatgttactccacatcatcatgggtgccacctcatggaagttacaaagccattttcttaataataacttcacattaattgcatttaatggggagttacactattggaagtggccgaccacttttggtttgaatgtgaattcatttttccattcaagggtgtatcttcttccttcttcctctcaagctctccctctcctcctcaacttggccgaaccatacataggtgctagcacaccttttgtgtgattttctccacctacgtgttcgtgtggatacttctagaggggtatctatcttgatactctcgaaatccggcgttttggacgagcgggaattttgcgagggcacgcttcaaaggtaaaagctctcaacacatagatctaggagtagatctaaagtttttgaaactcgtactcgtattgtcttcgaatttttccttgtacggatctacggctttgggtgattcggggtttccgcgacgcgaaaagcggttttcgcggcccgaaaaacccaacagtggtatcagagccacgtgcaaggcttgtactgttggatcgagacgcgctagaggggggtgaatagcgctcgtggctatttgttcgattatcagaaaactatcggagtaattaatatgtagcggaataaaataaacacaaagacacaaagggatttacttcgttcggagcctaaggcgactcctactcgaaggcccgcgatccttgattgcttccgatgggcaacaactataagctcgataagaattacagattacaaaatgtaacagcaattagaataactttgtaccgacaacttaaagaagagaaaaacgaagctccgggtcgtcggaatgttgcaacagcacttcggaatgactttgttaacagcacgttgaagaaggaaagctcagaacttgattgattgagatgctggtcgaaacccccttataaagggtgttcaaggcgccttgaaggctgttcaaggcgcctccatgctgcctagtcttccgcgtggatcagatctgaactggtcgaacttcatcccttggaggcgccttataccctgctcaaggcgccttccaaggcgccttatactcccttcaaggcaccttcgatgaactttcgcagccaactcagcttttgcacccgaggcgcctccaagctccatggaggagcctcggacactgttcatccgaggctttaggttgctcctttgcacctgcaagatatgttagtcccaaacaatatcctgcaacacaaagttagcacaataaacatgataaatgaagtatagacagtctccggactgtccgagtatgacttcggatttccgaccggaaaccctaggtcgacccgacgcctactgttccctctacggggaacgcgtcctcacctactccactcaggagatttacctgttgccagtcgatcctccagatcgactggacttttgctcagcactcgatgcttccggactttctgctggacatccgcttccccggctagtccagtctttcacctggttcgcgacaccaggactttccacctagggttaccaccccctaggacttttgcctgaagccatcgacctgccaagactttctgcatagggttaccaccccctatgacctagggttaccgccccctagggttttccctttgcctaaccgcagctaggactttcctgaaatcctcattcaacatgttagataacagagaatcttaactttgaatccctttgccattatcaaaacttaggttcgatcgtcggatgcttcctgcaccaacatgtacgagtttaatttttggttttatcaaaactaaaccttctgtgattttctataaaaatttagttttttatgtttttatgggtaatttttctgtagaagcgaagcacaagtatctcggcacttgtaggcttcggctaccgggaagtttttccttaaatggcttcgttttgccccaaatccgtttgggacagcgggcttg from Zingiber officinale cultivar Zhangliang chromosome 4B, Zo_v1.1, whole genome shotgun sequence includes:
- the LOC121978547 gene encoding E3 ubiquitin-protein ligase RNF144A-like — protein: MEAEQFSDLTHLVDDSYFSALSSAGEELFPISDEKYAEQLQFQEVLISASQMARPPTSTLIRIREKGESSSSSSSSSLASPSPATFFCKICMDAPPDADMFTNGGCSHSFCRDCLGRYVGEKIKENILTVKCPEVNCRSILEPQSFRGMIPREVLDRWEAAACEATILGMNRIYCPFKGCSAALVVDDEDGGVAALKEAECPHCRRLFCASCKVGWHAGLSCSEFQRLGTDERRMEDLLLMEVAKEKGWRRCPKCKFFVEKTAGCLHITCRCGHEFCYGCGSKWATIHASCSTPN